The following proteins are encoded in a genomic region of Cyclonatronum proteinivorum:
- a CDS encoding beta-ketoacyl-ACP synthase III translates to MIRYYGKLAGYGKAIPETVITNDELSKKVDTTDEWIRERTGIRERHVVKDGEHCSDLATQAAQAAMDKAGITAEEVDLIIVATSSPDYLMPPVSSQVQHNLGAAKAGAFSMVVGCTGFVYSLVTADQFIRSGQYRNIVVIGVEVISRNVDWNDRNTCVLFGDGAAAVVIQRTEDENKGMLAHHLGSDGSGLEHIIQVSGGTRYSVTPERLEQGMQYLKMNGREVFKFASVKMGEALKIVLDETGYSSADIDLFIPHQANARIIEFASRQARLPAEKVFVNVDRYGNTSAASVPIALTEAFEQNRLKEGDLLALVAFGAGLTWASCLFRV, encoded by the coding sequence ATGATTCGATACTACGGAAAACTCGCCGGTTACGGGAAAGCCATTCCTGAGACTGTCATCACAAATGATGAGCTCTCCAAAAAAGTAGATACAACGGATGAATGGATCAGAGAACGAACCGGAATCAGGGAGCGGCATGTCGTAAAAGATGGGGAGCATTGCTCAGACCTTGCAACGCAGGCCGCTCAGGCCGCTATGGACAAAGCGGGCATTACCGCTGAGGAAGTTGATCTGATTATTGTGGCAACCTCCAGTCCCGATTATCTCATGCCGCCCGTGTCTTCACAGGTACAGCACAACCTCGGTGCCGCAAAGGCGGGAGCTTTCTCAATGGTCGTTGGATGTACCGGTTTTGTGTACTCGCTTGTGACAGCAGATCAGTTTATCCGCTCAGGACAGTACCGCAACATCGTAGTGATTGGGGTAGAAGTCATCAGCCGAAATGTGGACTGGAACGACCGCAACACCTGTGTGCTCTTCGGTGATGGCGCCGCAGCTGTTGTGATACAGCGAACCGAAGACGAAAACAAAGGTATGCTCGCCCATCACCTCGGATCGGATGGCAGCGGACTCGAACACATCATTCAGGTTTCCGGCGGCACCCGCTACTCGGTTACTCCGGAGCGGCTCGAACAGGGCATGCAGTACCTGAAAATGAACGGCCGCGAAGTTTTCAAATTTGCCTCAGTCAAAATGGGCGAAGCTCTCAAAATTGTACTCGATGAAACCGGCTACTCCAGCGCCGACATCGATCTGTTCATCCCCCATCAAGCCAACGCCCGTATCATCGAGTTCGCTTCACGACAGGCAAGGCTACCGGCTGAGAAAGTCTTCGTAAACGTTGACCGCTACGGCAATACCTCCGCTGCCTCAGTACCCATCGCATTGACGGAAGCTTTCGAGCAAAACCGTCTAAAAGAAGGTGACCTTCTCGCCCTCGTAGCCTTCGGTGCCGGCCTGACCTGGGCGTCCTGTCTCTTCAGGGTGTAA
- a CDS encoding NAD-dependent epimerase/dehydratase family protein, with translation MKKILFTGAAGQLGVEIISKLRAELGTEAVIATDIREPEGELKNGPFEILDVTDEAAILDCVKRHGITQIYHLAALLSARAEKDIPLARKLNIGSLHHILNIARDHKLERVFWPSSIAVFGPDADSDNTPQNSPCNPTTVYGINKLTGEQWCAYYHRTFGVDVRSLRYPGLIGYKTLPGGGTTDYAVDIYHKALASEPFECFLGPDTRLPMMYMDDAVKATIDLMNAPADRITIRTSYNLGAMSFTPAEIAASIQQQLPAFEISYNPDYRQQIADSWPNSIDDAIARADWGWQPAYDLPAMTAEMLNRIPEHWQPQ, from the coding sequence ATGAAAAAAATACTGTTCACCGGCGCTGCCGGTCAGCTTGGGGTAGAAATAATATCAAAACTCAGGGCCGAACTCGGCACGGAAGCCGTCATTGCCACGGACATCCGTGAGCCTGAAGGCGAGCTCAAAAACGGACCTTTCGAAATCCTCGACGTCACCGACGAGGCCGCCATTCTCGATTGTGTGAAGCGGCACGGCATCACGCAGATTTATCACCTCGCAGCCCTGCTCTCGGCCCGCGCCGAAAAGGACATCCCGCTCGCGCGCAAGCTTAACATCGGCAGCCTGCACCACATCCTCAATATCGCGCGCGACCACAAGCTTGAGCGCGTCTTCTGGCCAAGCTCCATCGCCGTTTTCGGTCCGGACGCTGATTCCGACAACACCCCGCAGAACAGCCCCTGCAACCCGACTACGGTGTACGGCATCAACAAACTCACCGGCGAGCAATGGTGCGCCTACTATCACCGCACCTTCGGCGTAGATGTCCGCAGCCTGCGCTATCCCGGCCTGATCGGCTACAAAACCCTGCCCGGCGGCGGCACTACCGACTACGCCGTCGATATCTACCACAAAGCCCTCGCCAGCGAGCCCTTCGAATGCTTCCTTGGCCCCGACACCCGCCTGCCCATGATGTACATGGATGATGCCGTCAAAGCCACCATCGATCTCATGAACGCCCCGGCAGATCGCATTACGATCCGCACCAGCTACAACCTCGGCGCCATGAGCTTCACCCCGGCAGAAATCGCCGCCTCCATCCAACAACAGCTGCCCGCCTTCGAAATCAGCTATAATCCCGATTACCGCCAGCAAATCGCCGATTCCTGGCCCAACAGCATAGACGACGCCATCGCCCGCGCCGACTGGGGCTGGCAACCCGCCTACGACCTCCCCGCCATGACCGCCGAGATGCTCAACCGCATCCCCGAACACTGGCAACCCCAGTAA
- the kbl gene encoding glycine C-acetyltransferase, with protein MYGSLKIRLSDELNRIKSDGLYKSERIITTPQGASIQTTQMDGVLNFCANNYLGLSSHPEVIEEAKRTIDEYGYGMSSVRFICGTQSIHKQLEQKLAEFLGFDDTILYAAAFDANGGLFEPLFEKEDAIISDQLNHASIIDGVRLCKAQRFRYKHNDMADLEEKLKEASGARSRIIVTDGVFSMDGTIAQLDKICDLADKYDALVMSDECHSTGFIGKTGRGVHEYREVMGRVDIITGTLGKALGGALGGFTCAHQEIIDMLRQRSRPYLFSNTLAPAICGASLKVLELLSETTALRDKLENSTHYFRSKMTEAGFDIKPGEHPIVPIMLYDAKIAQEFAARLLEKGIYVIGFYYPVVPKGEARIRVQISAVHEQEHLDRAIAAFTEVGKELGVLK; from the coding sequence ATGTACGGTTCCCTCAAAATCCGCCTCTCTGACGAACTGAACCGCATCAAATCCGACGGGCTTTACAAAAGCGAACGGATTATTACCACGCCGCAGGGCGCCTCCATTCAAACCACCCAAATGGACGGGGTGCTCAACTTTTGCGCCAACAACTACCTCGGACTCTCTTCTCATCCCGAAGTCATCGAAGAGGCCAAGCGCACCATCGATGAATACGGCTACGGCATGTCGTCGGTGCGCTTCATCTGCGGCACGCAAAGCATCCACAAACAGCTTGAGCAAAAGCTGGCCGAGTTTTTGGGTTTTGACGACACCATTCTCTACGCCGCCGCTTTCGACGCCAACGGCGGTTTGTTTGAGCCCCTCTTCGAAAAAGAAGACGCCATCATTTCCGATCAGCTCAACCATGCGTCCATCATTGATGGCGTACGCCTCTGCAAGGCGCAGCGCTTCCGCTACAAGCACAACGACATGGCCGACCTCGAAGAGAAGCTTAAGGAAGCCTCCGGCGCCCGAAGCCGCATCATCGTAACAGACGGCGTGTTTTCCATGGACGGCACCATCGCGCAGCTCGACAAAATCTGCGATCTCGCCGACAAATACGACGCGCTCGTGATGAGCGATGAATGCCACTCCACCGGCTTCATCGGCAAAACCGGACGCGGCGTCCACGAATACCGGGAAGTCATGGGCCGGGTCGATATCATCACCGGGACCCTCGGCAAAGCCCTCGGCGGGGCCCTCGGCGGCTTCACCTGCGCGCATCAGGAAATCATCGACATGCTGCGTCAGCGCTCACGTCCGTACCTGTTTTCCAACACCCTCGCGCCGGCCATCTGCGGGGCTTCCCTCAAAGTACTCGAGCTCCTAAGCGAAACCACCGCGCTGCGCGACAAGCTCGAAAACAGCACGCACTACTTCCGCAGCAAAATGACCGAAGCCGGATTCGACATCAAACCCGGCGAGCACCCCATCGTGCCCATCATGCTTTACGACGCCAAAATTGCGCAGGAATTTGCCGCCCGCCTCCTCGAAAAAGGGATTTACGTGATCGGCTTCTACTATCCCGTCGTGCCCAAAGGTGAAGCGCGCATTCGCGTACAGATCTCTGCCGTGCACGAGCAGGAGCATCTCGACCGCGCCATAGCGGCCTTCACGGAAGTCGGCAAAGAACTTGGCGTGCTCAAATGA
- a CDS encoding sensor histidine kinase yields MRPPIKVTLIYLTVGYIWILFSDQFLLLLFEGIEVEAYAIIQSYKGFFFVTVTALMLFLLTNHYHRSISANVKKLEIHNRDFDREAIHLSQANRNLEQFSYVISHDLQEPVQVLRLTLRQLIRKYEAVLDEKGVQYLRNAEKSTVDMREIINKMYNYYEVSAYLSDEVSTVDLNVLMEDIRRWNARLIQKKKGVFTWDKLPLIRVNQNRLFRLFEILVRNSFLYSDENTRPTVRVSCSEQEQYLVFSVKDNGPGIPEDLQSHIFVLFSPDKDGDLTGRSSGLAIVHKIVTGLDGQISFTSSPETGTTFTIYLPKSLLQTPQNDQ; encoded by the coding sequence ATGAGACCACCGATCAAAGTTACTTTAATCTACCTTACTGTCGGCTATATTTGGATTCTTTTCAGCGATCAGTTTCTCTTGCTTCTTTTTGAGGGGATTGAGGTCGAAGCGTATGCAATTATTCAGTCTTACAAGGGATTCTTTTTTGTTACCGTGACCGCCCTTATGCTGTTTTTGCTGACCAATCACTATCACAGGTCGATCAGCGCGAATGTCAAAAAGCTGGAAATACATAACCGCGATTTTGATCGGGAAGCCATCCATCTGAGTCAGGCCAACCGAAACCTGGAACAGTTTAGCTATGTAATTTCGCATGATCTGCAGGAACCCGTTCAGGTACTGCGCCTGACCCTGCGTCAGCTCATCCGAAAATATGAAGCTGTGCTCGATGAAAAAGGCGTTCAGTATCTGCGCAATGCTGAAAAGAGCACGGTCGATATGCGGGAGATCATCAACAAAATGTACAATTATTATGAAGTTAGCGCATATCTGTCGGATGAAGTATCAACCGTTGACCTGAATGTCCTGATGGAAGATATCCGGCGCTGGAATGCCCGACTGATTCAAAAGAAGAAGGGTGTATTTACGTGGGATAAGCTGCCACTCATACGCGTAAACCAAAATCGGCTGTTCCGGCTTTTTGAGATTCTGGTTCGCAACAGCTTCCTTTACAGCGATGAAAATACCCGGCCGACGGTCCGCGTCAGCTGTTCAGAACAGGAGCAATATCTTGTGTTTTCGGTTAAAGACAACGGACCCGGCATTCCCGAAGATTTGCAGTCCCATATCTTTGTGCTGTTTTCCCCGGATAAAGATGGTGATCTCACGGGCAGAAGCTCAGGACTGGCCATTGTCCACAAAATTGTGACGGGACTCGACGGGCAGATTTCATTCACAAGTTCTCCGGAAACCGGCACAACCTTCACCATTTATCTGCCGAAAAGTTTGTTGCAAACTCCGCAAAACGATCAATAG
- a CDS encoding T9SS-dependent choice-of-anchor J family protein → MTRFLRPILLAVVCSFLPLMAANAQVNEGGTPLSFKLEHKQTLQSVPEVSLVPHGLAQQRAEDAQLDFEPNTPFRFGYNIDTDLNPQNAGVWETMKDDYRVWRLAVKSAGARSLNLLFDDFEIPEGAQLFVYSKDRSTILGAFTARNNQDDRYFATTMIWADEVVIEYIEPVDAAFQGSMNLARVTHGYRDLKDGSFGASGSCNLNVACEAAEGWEEQISSVARMVVNGNSWCTGQLINNTANDSTPYFLSANHCFTQPGQLVFMFNYESETCQNPATPPSHDAMSGAVSLVRHSPSDVWLLQLNQEVPEEYELFFSGWNRTMDETIDGYIFGVHHPRGDIKKFSYLFDGVTTSSYLGAPGSGSTHWRVGTWADGTTTEPGSSGSGLFDGEGRLIGQLHGGYAACGNELEDWYGKFGVSWTGGGTEATSLEPWLDPLGTGALVLDAFNPFDDPLDNDAQLTSILSPNGMYQITDPIIPEFRIRNAGLETITALTVGYEITDESGEMVNSATQEWTGELENRQFANVLFPEIELPAGSFEILAFVDLPGDENPDNDSRTGTFSVVDCTQPAGAPFSENFLEGPGAPDCWTITDNIGNGQVWQFGNIGSRGIDGGVRYAYLDSDAYGSGNSQNSDLITPRLDLTHAEDVTLSFTHYFRDFNSSTATVAYSLDDGETWTILEEWNSGQTANPAFFSMDVPEADGESAVRFKWNFTGSWDWYWSVDDVLVDATVNEPEPEPVFANVFFIHNASDPALAMADLFLDGELAGEGVPYRVALEDGLLPAGEPVTVGIAPSGSDAPAFEQTLTFSEDGNYVVLVSGLLAPELFAENPDNRSTALRFEVYSRDMMHEPSESMHALYLYHGVTDAPNLDIALKGEAPFMHDFGFGDMVTPDFGLLPDAYELHLTDAVSGDMLFAFTADLSGHEPQLVGIVASGFANPSENQDGAPLTLLAVFEDGEVTELQNVTSTAPELQDIPAEFLLAQNYPNPFNPTTQISYQLTETTEVVLEVFNLTGQRVAKLVNGTQPAGTHTVTFDAGSLSSGVYLYRIQAGSFTQTHKMLLLK, encoded by the coding sequence ATGACACGTTTTTTACGCCCAATCCTTTTGGCTGTCGTATGCAGTTTTTTGCCGCTGATGGCAGCAAACGCACAGGTCAATGAGGGTGGCACTCCGCTCAGTTTCAAGCTTGAACACAAACAGACCCTGCAGTCCGTGCCGGAAGTATCCCTTGTTCCGCACGGCCTTGCACAACAGCGTGCCGAAGATGCACAGCTTGATTTTGAACCCAATACGCCATTCCGCTTTGGCTATAATATAGATACGGACCTTAATCCGCAAAACGCCGGTGTTTGGGAAACCATGAAGGATGACTACCGCGTATGGCGGCTCGCTGTGAAAAGTGCGGGTGCCCGCAGCCTGAACTTACTGTTTGATGACTTCGAGATTCCCGAAGGCGCGCAGCTTTTTGTGTACAGCAAGGACCGCTCCACCATTTTGGGCGCCTTTACTGCGCGCAACAATCAGGATGACCGCTATTTTGCAACAACCATGATCTGGGCCGATGAAGTTGTGATCGAGTATATTGAGCCTGTTGACGCCGCTTTTCAGGGCAGCATGAATCTGGCGCGGGTCACGCACGGTTACCGCGATCTGAAAGACGGCAGCTTCGGTGCTTCCGGCTCCTGTAACCTGAACGTTGCCTGTGAAGCAGCTGAAGGCTGGGAAGAGCAAATCAGCTCGGTCGCCCGCATGGTCGTTAACGGGAACAGCTGGTGTACGGGGCAGCTCATCAACAACACCGCAAATGACAGCACGCCTTACTTTCTGTCTGCCAATCACTGTTTCACGCAGCCGGGGCAGCTGGTGTTCATGTTTAATTATGAGAGCGAGACCTGTCAGAACCCTGCGACACCGCCTTCACACGATGCGATGTCCGGCGCGGTAAGCCTGGTGCGCCATTCCCCTTCTGATGTGTGGCTTCTTCAGCTCAATCAGGAAGTACCCGAAGAGTATGAGCTGTTTTTTTCCGGCTGGAACCGCACCATGGATGAAACCATAGACGGCTACATTTTCGGCGTTCACCATCCGCGCGGTGACATCAAGAAGTTCAGTTACTTGTTTGATGGCGTTACGACTTCGAGCTATCTGGGCGCGCCCGGCAGCGGCAGCACGCACTGGCGGGTAGGCACCTGGGCCGACGGCACGACAACCGAGCCCGGCTCATCCGGTTCGGGATTGTTTGACGGAGAAGGTCGCCTTATCGGTCAGCTGCACGGCGGCTATGCGGCCTGTGGCAATGAGCTGGAAGACTGGTACGGCAAGTTCGGCGTATCCTGGACCGGCGGCGGAACAGAAGCAACAAGCCTGGAACCCTGGCTTGATCCGTTGGGAACAGGAGCACTCGTACTCGACGCTTTTAATCCCTTCGATGACCCGCTCGACAATGATGCGCAGCTTACTTCTATCCTTAGCCCGAACGGCATGTATCAGATTACGGATCCCATCATCCCCGAATTCCGCATTCGCAACGCGGGGCTTGAAACCATTACGGCACTCACAGTTGGCTATGAAATCACAGATGAGTCCGGTGAGATGGTAAACAGCGCGACGCAGGAATGGACGGGTGAACTGGAAAACCGTCAGTTTGCGAACGTTCTGTTTCCTGAGATTGAGCTTCCGGCGGGTTCTTTTGAAATACTCGCTTTTGTGGATTTACCCGGCGATGAAAATCCGGATAACGACAGCCGCACTGGTACCTTTAGTGTTGTGGACTGTACGCAGCCCGCGGGCGCACCTTTCTCAGAAAATTTCCTTGAAGGCCCCGGCGCACCGGATTGCTGGACGATAACCGACAATATTGGCAATGGTCAGGTCTGGCAGTTTGGAAACATCGGCTCGCGCGGGATTGACGGCGGCGTCCGCTACGCCTATCTCGACAGCGACGCCTACGGCAGCGGCAACAGTCAGAACTCAGACCTGATTACGCCCCGCCTCGACCTCACACATGCGGAAGATGTGACGCTTTCCTTCACACACTATTTCCGCGATTTCAATTCCTCAACCGCAACAGTGGCCTACAGCCTCGATGACGGCGAAACCTGGACGATCCTTGAAGAATGGAACAGTGGTCAGACCGCTAATCCTGCGTTTTTCAGCATGGACGTGCCCGAAGCGGACGGCGAATCTGCCGTGCGTTTCAAGTGGAACTTCACCGGAAGCTGGGACTGGTACTGGTCTGTTGACGATGTGCTCGTTGATGCAACCGTTAATGAGCCTGAACCCGAGCCGGTGTTCGCGAACGTATTCTTCATCCACAATGCTTCTGATCCGGCGCTTGCCATGGCAGATTTATTTTTGGATGGTGAACTTGCCGGCGAAGGGGTACCGTACCGCGTTGCCCTTGAAGACGGACTTCTTCCCGCAGGTGAGCCTGTCACAGTTGGGATAGCACCCTCCGGTTCAGATGCGCCGGCTTTTGAACAAACGCTGACCTTTAGCGAAGACGGCAACTATGTAGTGCTGGTTTCCGGACTTCTTGCCCCTGAGCTGTTTGCTGAGAATCCCGATAACCGCAGCACTGCCCTGCGTTTTGAAGTGTATAGCCGGGATATGATGCATGAGCCTTCCGAATCCATGCACGCCCTCTACCTGTATCACGGGGTAACCGACGCCCCCAATCTGGATATTGCCCTTAAAGGGGAAGCGCCCTTCATGCACGATTTCGGATTTGGCGATATGGTTACGCCGGATTTCGGGCTTCTCCCGGATGCGTACGAGCTGCATTTGACGGACGCGGTTTCCGGTGACATGCTCTTTGCCTTTACCGCCGACCTCAGCGGACATGAACCGCAGCTGGTAGGAATTGTGGCTTCCGGCTTTGCAAATCCGTCAGAGAATCAGGATGGTGCCCCGCTCACGCTTCTTGCCGTATTTGAAGACGGCGAAGTCACAGAACTGCAAAATGTAACCAGCACTGCGCCTGAGCTGCAGGATATCCCCGCCGAATTTTTGCTCGCGCAGAACTATCCGAACCCCTTCAACCCCACGACACAAATCAGCTATCAGCTGACGGAAACCACTGAAGTGGTGCTCGAAGTCTTCAACCTCACCGGGCAGCGCGTCGCTAAGCTGGTGAACGGTACACAGCCTGCGGGCACACACACGGTAACATTTGACGCCGGCTCACTTTCAAGCGGCGTCTATCTGTACCGTATTCAGGCAGGCAGCTTCACCCAAACCCATAAAATGCTTCTCCTGAAATAA
- a CDS encoding NADP-dependent isocitrate dehydrogenase, whose translation MESTPKIIYTITDEAPMLATHSLLPIITAYAKQAGVEVETRDISLAGRILAHFPEYLTETQRIGDHLAELGELAKTKEANIIKLPNISASVPQLKAAIAELREHGYMVPEYPDEPKNEEEATIKANYGKVLGSAVNPVLREGNSDRRAPKPVKNYAKKHPHRMGKWTPDNKAHVASMTEGDFFGSEQSMTLSEADTVRIVFTSTDGTRRVLKDNLKLQEGEVIDTAVMSMHKLKAFAAEQIEDAKNSDLLFSLHMKATMMKVSDPIIFGAFVEVFFKDVFAKYDTLFKELGVDTRNGLGDVYARIKGQDKEAEVKAAIEAVYAERPDLAMVNSYKGITNLHVPSDVIIDASMPVLIRDAGCMWDKYDKQRQAKAVIPDRSYAGVYQATIDFCKANGAFDPSTMGSIPNVGLMAQKAEEYGSHDKTFQMDTEGVVQVINSKDQLLMEQAVETGDIFRMCQTKDAPIRDWVNLAVRRARESATPAVFWLNKDRAHDAQLIRKVEAYLAEQKTDDVELHILPPVEATQFSLERLHKGLDTISVTGNVLRDYLTDLFPILEVGTSAKMLSIVPLMNGGGLFETGAGGSAPKHVQQLLQEGYLRWDSLGEFLALAVSFEHLGRVFGNKRASVLAQTLDKANEKFLDEDKSPARKLGQIDNRGSHFYLSLYWAQALATQTDDAELAAIFKPVAAALEEKEESINQELIGAQGNAQDIGGYYHPDFAKTTDVMRPSLTFNAIIDGLKTE comes from the coding sequence ATGGAATCCACGCCTAAGATTATTTACACCATCACCGATGAAGCGCCTATGCTGGCAACGCATTCATTGCTACCGATTATTACCGCTTATGCCAAACAAGCCGGCGTTGAAGTTGAAACCCGGGATATTTCACTCGCCGGCCGCATTCTTGCCCATTTTCCGGAATATCTGACGGAAACACAGCGAATCGGGGATCACCTTGCTGAACTTGGAGAACTGGCCAAAACCAAAGAAGCAAACATCATCAAACTGCCGAATATTTCAGCTTCCGTCCCACAGCTCAAGGCTGCCATTGCGGAGCTCCGCGAGCATGGTTATATGGTACCCGAATATCCGGACGAGCCCAAAAACGAAGAAGAAGCAACCATAAAAGCGAATTATGGTAAAGTGCTGGGTTCAGCGGTGAATCCCGTACTGCGGGAAGGAAACTCGGACCGCCGGGCACCCAAGCCGGTTAAGAACTACGCCAAAAAGCACCCGCACCGAATGGGCAAATGGACCCCCGATAACAAAGCGCACGTAGCAAGCATGACCGAAGGAGATTTCTTTGGAAGTGAGCAGTCCATGACCCTGTCGGAAGCGGACACCGTACGGATTGTTTTCACAAGTACGGACGGAACCAGGCGTGTGCTGAAAGATAATCTGAAGCTTCAGGAAGGTGAAGTAATCGATACGGCGGTCATGAGCATGCATAAGCTCAAAGCCTTTGCTGCCGAGCAAATTGAGGACGCTAAAAATTCTGATCTCCTGTTCTCCCTTCACATGAAAGCTACGATGATGAAGGTTTCTGATCCCATCATATTTGGTGCATTTGTAGAGGTGTTTTTCAAGGATGTGTTTGCCAAATATGACACACTGTTTAAAGAACTTGGCGTTGATACCCGTAATGGTCTCGGTGATGTGTATGCCCGGATTAAAGGACAAGACAAAGAAGCAGAAGTCAAGGCAGCGATTGAGGCCGTTTACGCGGAGCGTCCGGATTTGGCAATGGTCAATTCCTACAAAGGCATTACCAACCTTCATGTACCTTCCGATGTAATTATCGACGCTTCCATGCCCGTTTTGATCCGTGATGCGGGCTGTATGTGGGATAAGTATGACAAACAGCGTCAGGCCAAGGCCGTTATCCCCGACCGATCTTATGCGGGCGTGTACCAGGCTACTATTGATTTTTGCAAAGCCAACGGCGCTTTTGATCCTTCAACCATGGGTAGCATTCCCAATGTAGGATTGATGGCCCAAAAGGCCGAAGAGTACGGTTCACACGACAAAACCTTTCAGATGGATACCGAAGGTGTGGTGCAGGTGATCAACAGCAAGGATCAGCTTTTGATGGAACAAGCCGTTGAAACCGGTGATATTTTCCGCATGTGTCAGACCAAGGACGCCCCCATCCGTGACTGGGTAAACCTGGCCGTGCGCCGCGCCCGGGAGTCCGCAACACCGGCTGTGTTCTGGCTTAACAAAGACCGCGCACACGACGCGCAGCTCATCCGCAAAGTTGAAGCATACCTTGCAGAACAAAAAACCGACGATGTAGAACTGCACATCCTGCCGCCGGTCGAAGCGACGCAGTTTTCGCTGGAGCGCCTGCATAAAGGGCTCGATACCATATCCGTAACCGGTAATGTGCTTCGCGACTATCTCACCGATCTCTTCCCGATCCTGGAAGTTGGCACTTCCGCTAAAATGCTTTCCATTGTGCCCCTGATGAACGGCGGCGGACTTTTTGAAACCGGTGCAGGAGGTTCAGCACCGAAGCACGTGCAGCAATTGCTTCAGGAAGGCTACCTTCGTTGGGATTCCCTCGGAGAGTTTCTCGCCCTTGCGGTTTCCTTTGAACACCTGGGACGCGTTTTCGGAAACAAGCGGGCAAGCGTGCTCGCCCAAACCCTGGATAAGGCCAATGAGAAGTTTCTGGACGAAGATAAGTCGCCGGCCCGTAAGCTGGGGCAAATCGACAACAGGGGTTCCCACTTCTATCTTTCCCTGTATTGGGCACAGGCCCTCGCCACACAGACCGATGACGCCGAGCTTGCAGCCATATTCAAGCCGGTAGCTGCGGCCCTGGAAGAAAAGGAAGAATCCATCAATCAGGAACTAATCGGTGCACAGGGCAACGCGCAGGATATTGGCGGGTACTACCATCCTGACTTTGCCAAAACAACGGACGTTATGCGTCCGAGCCTCACCTTCAACGCCATCATCGATGGCCTGAAGACCGAATAA